Below is a genomic region from Xiphophorus hellerii strain 12219 chromosome 1, Xiphophorus_hellerii-4.1, whole genome shotgun sequence.
AGGATATAGGAAAAGTAAATGAAAGCAAAAGTGAGGGGATCTGCAGCTGGTGTAATGGCCTCATTGTGTCATGTCATCATGTCAACAGAGCCTCTTCACATCTACAGTATTAATATCATATATGAACTCCAACCTATAGAGCAACAAGGCGAGACGAAACGACGTTTCCAGACTGGTTACATACCTGGTGAACACTTTAGGCAGCACAGTCCATCAACCTCATACTGGGTGGTTGGGTCGCATAAGCCCTGAGCGGCGCTCATGCCCTGCAAAGCAGAAAATACACTCTGTAATTATTAAACTCGTGTCATCATGTGACTCGACTCTGGCGCAGTTTCTGTGGGTAATTGACTGTAGCTTCACTTCCTCAGTCCGCACTGCTAGGGTCGGGCTGGAAAGTCCCAAAAATTCAACCTATTCAACGCTCCAGgggcagcagctgcagggtttttctcttgtttttcttgctgctcATAACGTTATTTTACGTGTTAGGTTTCACTCACAGTGTCGAAAGTGAAACTACAAGACCCCTCCGCCCTGCCCCTCCTCCTACGAGGAGCGCTTACAGTGTGAATGGACACAAATCAGCCTAAATTACCAACATTAAAATGATGCATTAGCGTTCAAGTTAGATAATGATTTATAAACATCATTTAAAACTAGATCCGAAATAAAGTCGGGAAAAACAACGTTTTTCGAGCTGTCTTCGGTTCACAACCTTCCGCTTTTTCAACTACGCAATACATAAATGTgcctatttattattattattattattattattattactcaCCATAAGGACGCTCAGAAGCAGCAGCTGGGATCCAAACATGATGACAAAAACAGACGAAGTCTCTCGCACTGTCGCTCCTTCAGACCAACTGTGCAGCTCTAAACTGCCTATAAGCTCATGGTGTATAGCTACTACAAAAGGGGAGGAGCTGAAACTGGTCTTCCACGTGATTTTTTCATTCTTGACCGTTTCCTGTAAAAGCAATAAGTATGACGTGGTTTCCCCCTTCCCATCCTAGTTCATCCTCCTCAGTATTTTCTCaaccaaaacatgaaaagttttGGGATCGTTATGGAATGTAATCGCCCCCTCTTCAGTAtctaaattgttgttttttttgttttgttttttttttgcaaatataaggataaaaataaataatattcaccTATCAACTGCCTTATAAAATGACTTGGATTATTCTAgttaatctttaaaatatttatgctcATGTTTTAGTagattttgttcagtttcagcTGCTTCACTCTGTTGCACAACATGCAACATGTCATAACGCGTTCCTCCTTCCTCATATTTTTGTTCCCTCTGTGTAATTTGACTTCAGCAAATACATTTCCAGGTGAACATTCTAAATGTCATAGAGTATTGTATTCTAAATATtatgaaatgcattaaagaaATGCTAAACCACCtgcagttaaattaaaaagaattttggttgtttttttaaactgaatttacgGATAACAATAAGGAAAGTAATAGTGCTTCTATCCGCATGCCATCAGTTCTCAGGAAATACAgcatgagtttgtttttgtgtcctcAAACAATCTGTATTGATTGTAAGAACAAAGGGATTCcccaaaaactttttatcaggGGGATTTCCCATCTCTAACTGCTGTGGAGGATTCCCCCTCAGTTGCTCTAAATACACTTCCCTAAAAACTCTGATCATTTTACCAAGCCATTTTACCAGCTCGGCTGAGAGTCTGAGTTTACCTTATTTTTCTTGTAGTATTACGTAATGTAGTGGGAGGAAACATTGTTTCAGGGTATGGAAATTCCTGGTTATTGTCCTACTCTGGCTCTAGGTTAGAAATAGTAATTGTTCAAAAATCATGTGAGGAATAGCAACACAACCAGATGTGTACTTTTTAGGAGGCAttacaatgttgttttttttaaattacagtaaGTGAGGAGATAAAATCcccttctttctttgtttctttttttttttaaattgtttgtttctttcttcctgCATTTCTGTATTTcgttattattttttgaaaatgtctccCAACTTGAAAAGTGCCTCTGAGGAGAACCTCAGCTTTTACCCAAAAGGTGTTTCTTATTGTAAATAAGTTTCTACTTTGCTTTTAAGTCgtgaacaaattaaaactgcaaAGAGCATAAGCAGCAAAAATGCAAACCATCATATTCAGTGTCTTGTATTCCTTGATCTCACTAAATACAGTAATGTGCAGAGGTGGTAGTAACTGtcactcaattacatttacttgagtaactttttgggggAAAATTTTAGTTTTAGGAACAGTTTTACTATACTTAGCTTTTACTGCAAAGAGCATACTTTATCTATATAACATATAGATAAAGTATATGTGTCTAATACTATAAGCATTATtatcatagttttttttttaggattttcatagttttattttatgtgtaacTTAACACATTCGGTGTTAAGTTACATTTGTTGGCTGTCTTGAGTATTTTCAGGTAGCGtcataaaaatcaaactttcttTCATTGGACTGTCATAAAAACAAAGCCATGTGGCTACTTCATTCATGAACTTGGTTTCAGgacttttcattttgatgacACTGACATTTTCATTACCATAAATACTTGAATTCAATTTTAGCTAAGTGAAACACTTTTGCCAGCAACCAACTAGATTTTGCAGTATGCACTAACTAATTATGAGAAATGAATTGGctgtttttcaaatgttaataGTGATGTGAGAAATGAACCaaagtgaaaaactaaaaacatgaataaaaggCATTTAGATATGGCTTTATCATAACTTGCTGTAATCCTGTGAAAAGAAGCCACTAGTCCAAAAACCTTCACATATTTCAGGAGATTCTGATCACCTGCAATCTACTGATTTACTAGTGAaaacaatacataaaataatttgaaaatttgaaaaacacaGTGAGGAAGAAACATTTGTGTCCTTCAAACTCACTGAACAGccaaagaaatgtttcaaagacACATATTggagttttgtgtttgtaaagactgaaaaaaatgaaaaatatttccaaacacacaaaaacagtaGAGTatagaaatattgaaaaaaaaaatgttgtagtGAATACTCAACAATTCGACTGGTACCTCACAAACCTCAGGAATAGTTTACAATAAGAACTTGAGTTATTTGAGGCCACCAGTGTTGAAAATTCAAAgcaaaaggtattttatttccAGGATAAAGTATGCTTTTCTAACACGAAcccttaaacaaaaaaaaagaaagatgaacgCACATTGTCCACATATTGCATCAGTATATGTTTCTCCCCACAGCTTGATGTTACATCATCTTAGGCCTGGAAGTTAATCTAGGCTTGTTTATAACTAGGTTAACCATTTCAAACAAATCAACTCCTCCAGCTCCTTATTTCCttgtttccttctttctctgtttattcCGTTCTAATTAGTGTCATATTTCTGCTTGTCTTCTAGCCAATGCCGTTTGATTTAAGTCTGCTCAAGCTACAAtaggtagttttttttctatagcTTTGTAACAATTGctaatattttttccacagttgatttaaagttatgcaataaaaacattaaattagcGGCAAGCAAGCAATCTTTCTCTGTTTTGACTATCACATATTTTGCTGTGGAAACAAATCACTTACTGTTAACCAACCCACTTGCTAAGTAGGTTAACTTAATAAATAACTTCAGAGGCGGAGAGACTCTGTGATGGCACCTCTGATTGGCTCACCTTCTGCTTCAAGTTTCCACTGCTGCAGGCTTAATTGGTGGCAGCAGCATACTGAGGTGTTGCTTAACAACATCAGGAACCTTTAAGCTTAAAACTGGGGCTGGTGCTTTGATATTATATACAATATTCTCCACACAATCTCTGTAATGTGTTGCATTGTGGAATTTCAAATCAAAAGCTGTTTCTGTACAACGTAATACACACTGATCAATCATacagagtgagaaaaaatacacaatcaatagaaagaaatgtaaataaatagaaaatgccTTTTTATTAATAGGGTAACGAggtagtattttattttaagggtATTGTGGAGTAAAACAGCAGATGGACAGATCCATTGCGACTTGCCCCAGCTGAATACAAAAGCTCACCAGTGTTCAGAGATTTGTTAGTGAAATGATTTTTGATCATTCAGCTTCAAAATTATGTGCTACTTAATGGGTTAACCATATGAAATTCAAATGAAtaacattgaagtttgtagttgcaaaatgacagaaaaagttgaaaatgaaaagtCTGAGGGTTATTAGTACTTTTATCTGAATTGTGCAGgtgcaatattttaaaacaagtttcatTCTACAAACATTCAAGTAAAAAGTTATacatttaaagtcagaattgaTTCTCCCTAAAGCTGTAGAGTATTGCTTTACATATTTCATACATTGCAACATTTTGGAGAAGCTCTATCAAGTTAGTTCTAAGTTGTTCTTTTTCTAcacttttgtttatatttttttggtttaaggCATTGCttttttggacaattattccctctggttttggattTTGTGCAGCTCTAAGGATTTTtgctcattctttttttttttttttacttttagacaGTTGTTTATAAATGGGAGTAGTGGAATATCAACTCAAAATCTTAAATCGTGCCTAAACTATGACCCCAAATTCCAGAGGAGTTCAAAATGAGgcttatttagatttaagatttacatttattcttagatttaaagaggagcagcaaaagcaaataaagtggattagcagtgcttgtcaacaactgatggtgtcaACCAATAACATAGTATTCCATGTCACTGTGGAATATTGTCTCTGCTGGCCAGAAATTAAGCTGTTAGGATGAATatagcaacagtcttcagtaagaggcctcttcagatttgttgcaaaacTAACTGCTATTGAATATCCTTCCTATTGGATACTTGGGTTATATGATTATTCCCtttggaataaataaagttaatttctactataatctttttttaagttatgaAGTCTAATCTAAAGTAATGTCCTGACTCCCAACTTTGTACAAAAAGGCTCAATGAGAATATAAAGACATTGTCATGCAAGTGAAGACATGTCAGCTGAAATCTTTGCAGCTATCTACAGAAAGCCTCTGCTCTGTAGGTGTGGCTGACCAGGCAAAGCCTTTTAAGAgcaacaaaattttttttaacctgagcTGAAATAGGGCGGTCGCAACAAGAGAGTCACAAATCAGTGCAGTTTCCCTCTCGCCTATGAAACAGATGTCTGTCGGGTTATTGTAtgacaatcaaaacaaagccaAGCACTGCGTCTGTGAAGCAGCACCGTGATCTGTTGCATGGATATTTGTTTGTTATGCCTGGTTTAGGAACAAAGAAGAAAGACTATGTGTCCAGACCGGACAGATCCATCGGGGACTTGCCCCAGGTAAGACTCATAGTCTACAGTGGAAGGCTGGAATGACTACAGCGCTACTTACAGTAACTACCAGGTCATTTGCCATGCTATTGACATCTGTATCTGTTCTTCTGCTAGTATGTACCGACAGCCTAACTTTATCTTTGTTCCACAGAAGGCAGCCCTCTCACTTTCATTCACGTCACATCAGCACAGAGAGCTTTGGTTGAGTTTATGGGGCTCTTTCAAGCATTTCTCACTTCCTTAATTCAACCAGAGTTCCCTAAGATTAGTACTTTCCCACAATAGGACAGTTTATTTACTAAGAAATGTGTCACATGAGGATATTTTTGGGGACAATACCTGGTAAACCATGTTATTTGTCCGGTTATTCATGTTGCATTGTGATGATTTTCCACTGAGTGGTGTCTCAAACATGACCAAATATGAAAAGTGCAAGTTTGTGTGCTCCCATCAGTTACAATGAGCTTCTGTAAGAACAGTTTTTGCAAacttttgtttacataaaaattGGAATTAGTCATGAAagtctcaaaataatgagaaaatcGCCAAATTTTGCTCAGATGCCATCCGCATAAATATCCATATCTTGGGTTTTTAGTCAAACCTCTAatctctgtgtatttatttcagctGAGCAATGAAATGCAGCTCAGCATCATGAACAGGGTAAAAAATGGAGAGATATCCATTGAGGATGCTCTGAACCAGGCAAGAAAGGAAAGAGAGCATCTTCGCCAGGTGGGTGTCCAGTCCGATcacaaacagaaagcagatggTTGTGATTATAGTGCAGTAACAATGAATTTCACGTGTCTCTTCCCTCCTTCAAGGATGAATCATATTTCAGGTTAGGTCTTAATATGCTGGAGAAACCCAGATTATAATGACACCAAAAGAAGGGGTTAGAGAACGAACAAAGCACTGAAAAGAAACTGAGCATGAGAAGCAATTACATAAAAGTGCAAGTTTTATTGTTCTACCGCAGCtagacattttcataaaaagcAGCTACTGCATTGTTTGCAAGATTAAAATATGTGCCTGGGTTACATTCGTCCCGATTGTGCTCAGGTTGCCAAAATTACCTGCAGGTTTAttcttagctttatttttagGCAAAGGTTTTAGATTTTCATGATTAGCATTCAGTCACAGTACTCACTCCAGTTATCTCAGGCGAAAGAGCATCAAAAGTTACCTTCTGAATGTCTCAGTTACAAAGTCCAAGCTGAAGAAAacttgcttttgtttatttcaagcTTCTAGCTTTTAACATTGTCTTTGCTAGTATGTTGCTCAGCCTGCTGAGTCAGTTTGAAAGCAGGTCTTTTTCTGACCAGTTTCCTGTAGCTaaacttatttttgcatttggaTTAAGGAGTGCTATGTGTGTCCTTTGAGGAAACAATTAATAGTTTATGCtattatttgaaatgttgtttttaaaagtgactTCCTCTTTGATCTATAATTACTGTTACAGGAACAGCCTGAGAAAAGTACAACACAACAATACAACTTCAGCGTTCATAAACATGGCCGCTACAGGTGGCAAAAGCGGGTTCTACAGGTGAGTTTGAACAGCTGCTTGTCTACTTGCTGAAGGACAGCAGGGCCACTAACACCCTGAGGGGCCACATGGTTTGCAAGTTTAAGATAAAGCACTTTGCAAAGGTTTTCTATCTCCTGAACTTTATCacactttgtcattttacaaacacaaaccgGAGTGcagatgcatatttttaaatcatagaCTAACCCGACAtgaccttttaaaaatgttttacaaataaaaatccaaattgaGCAAGGTGCATTTATCACTGACCCCTATCCCAGTTGGttttgttaattaaatttttaattcaaaaatactctatttatcccaaaggaaaattaaatactGGCATAACTCATATCATCTAAGTATCTTCAAATAATTGTTAGGATGGTGATGATGTGGGCAAGGGGacctccagtagcagtcagcggtgcagcaaatctgaagaggcctctgactgcagactgttgctgtatgactGTCACTACATGCTAACAACTCAATTTCTGGCCGGCAGACACAATATTTCACAGTAACTTGTCCTGGATCTACAGTCAGCCACTGGCAAGCACTGTttatccacctcatttgcttttgctgctcctctttaaatctttgtctctgttttttccATGAGACGTTTTTCCAGTCTCATATCCACCAACTTCCAACTTTGTGTGCACCTAGATTGATTTCAAGACCAAACTGCTGTGCAGCATAGAGAGAGGCATTGTCAAACGCCAGCTCCCTTTCTCCATTGTCAAGAGCTGTGATGATGGGGTTGGTTCCAGGTTCtccatttcttttaaagaaCACCATGACTATGAACTGGAGGCTACATCGCTGGAGGACAAACACAAGGTAAAGCTGTGGAAAATCATCACATGCGTTGAGACTTGTCATACTTACAGCGTTCTTTTGTCATGTAGATGATGCAGCTTGTGAATCAGATCATTCATGGAAACATATACAGCGATTCTGAAAGTGAGAACTCTGAATCGCAGCAGGAGCCTCAAGCATCACAGAGCCTTAAAGAAGGTGTATTGTTGCTGCACAGAGGAGGACTAGCATCATTCAAATGGGTGAAGTACGAATGCATCCTTCTTATTTCAATGTTACAgtttaaagaacaaaatttaataaaaatttaaatatcataAGAGAGAAATTTAAGAAATCTTGACCACAGACTCTAAGTCCTGCAGGTCCTGATACAGTTACTCTAACTGAATCTTATCTGTTTTCTCTCTTGGCTACTTTCTCTTTTTAGTCTTATACTATTTACATGAATAATGCCACAATGATATAAAAGATCTCTAGTCTGCTCAACAGTCTGCAGTTGTTCTTCTAGTTATGACACGATAAAGCAGAATTACCCAACTTCAGTCCTCGAGAGCTGCATCCTCCAGCTTTTTAATGTTGTCTATTTCTATCAGACTGGGGTTTTTTAGACCAAACTGAAACAACTGGTTGCAGAAATTCCCATTATTGTGTCtccctttaattttttttgctttgtaattgtgttgtttactatttttttaaaaatacaataaaactgaTCACTGAGGAGACGTTAGTGAAATCCTTGTGGGTCTCTTCATTCTGAGTCTTGCCTGCATTGAGTACAAATACatgctttttaaagtttatcatTAAAATATGATGCATATTCATGCATTGTTTTGTTATATGCATCTACTCAATGCTTGAATGGGTTCatagtcacctggtgacattgttGTATAGAGCTGTGCATCATCTGCATATAAGGTTACTTATCTTATTTGTTATAGTCAGAGCTGAGGGGAACATATGTATACACAAAATGCCTCTTTTTAAAGGAGACAATAACCAAAATAGAAAAGGTTAAGACAACACAGGCAGCTCTAAATTACTTAAAAGTGCTATTTTTGACTTGGAAAAAACTCTAAAATACACAAGGAcgaattttatttcattcatataaCCAAAACCAAAGTTATTCAAtgatagattattttttaaaaatctttaggGCCAAGACAGGGTTATGTCAAAGTTTAACTAAAAGAAATCAGGTTGGCAGTCATTACATGTTGCAGTAAATTTGAAGTTTATAGATCATAGCGGATGAATATATGACTCAAAACTCACAACTatagtttaaaacaatgaaGATGTCAATGTGGGTCATCTACACACAGTGCAGCAGTTCCCACAAGGTAATAAAACTTGTGGGTTGTACAAAGATACAACTTACAGTTAAGATGGTTGCTTCACCTTGTACCACATATTTcccctttcttttgtttcagataCAAAGCTCAGCTCCACCCAGGGGAGCTAACACTGGTCCCATTCAGGCAGCGAAGCAACATAGATAGAGACGTGACATCCTCAGTTCCTCTTTCCACTGTGATTCACTTATCAGACGGTGACACCAGTGTGCAGAAACCATATGGCTATGACACATTTATACTTATCACCCACAGAAATGAGTACCAGTGAGTAAGAATGTGTTCATTTCAGTctgacattttaataacaaactTTTAGGGTTCTTTGCACATCACAGTTATTGTCCAGAATGGCTTGATTTGTAGTATAATAAATATGATGTCTTTAGAGTTACTTATCAGAGTGTTTCAGTTGAACAGGGAAGTTGGGTGAAGTTTTATTGATATGTTGCAGGTTTAAAATCCCTGCACAAGAGGAAGCAGTTTCTCCTGGTGCTGTGCAGAAGGAGCGTGATGCCTGGGTCAAAGCCATCCACAAACTGTGTTCACATTGGAAAAGGAAGTCCAGATCTGAACAGATGTTTGCAGAATCAAAGAGCTTACAACATATCAGTATACCAGAAgatgttgatgacaatgacacaGATCTTGAGCGTGGTGGTGAATTTGCTGCTGAAGATTTAGTTCCAGAGGACGATAAAAATTCAGATTCCACATCTGGAGAAAGAGAGTGCACACTATCTGAGGAAGAAGGTCCGAGTTCTCCCTCAGCTGACACAAAACCAGTCCCAAGACCCCGCATTGGCAAGGCTGCCATTCAAGTTACTGCTGGATCAGACAATTTGAGTCCCCTCTCGTCTCCAACCTCTCTCTATGCGACTGTCTCAAAATTACCCCTGTCCCCCCCACACTCACCCTGCCATGCTGGCCTCATGTCCTTTCCTTCAGGCCCGGAGTCTCAAAAACCAGCCTCGCCAGATGTGAAACAACCTCCAACCCCGTTCATCCCGCCTCCACCACCTCTGCCTGTTAAACAAAGTACTCTTAAAAAATCCCGGACAAAGGCCTTCCACTGGGACCTCGTTGGGCATGAGAAGGTAGCCATCTTTTCTACTTGACCTTCTTTCACCAGAAGATActgaataaataacattttgatatcATTATACTGGAAAAATTAGATATTATCAGTTAGAATTACATCATATTTTCTTCACTACACTATTTCTTATTTATCATCACAAAGTCTCCACTCTTCCTAAACTTTCTCATCTCAGTCTGTAAGTTCTACACTTACATCTATAAAATTTGAttatcatgaaaaaaaaattatatttgttgtcACTCATTCATTATAATTATTAcatagagtgaaatatttcaaacactTATTTCTTTGAAAGTTGAAGATTGTGGCTTATGCATGATGAAAAGTCAAAGTTCATATTGAAAATGCCAGAATAAGTGCAACAGAAAGGATAAGTTAAACTGACAAGTCAGGCTTCTGAGAAGTATGGTCATTTCCATGCTCTCACTACTTAGTTGGGCACCTTTTGCATGAAAGGTGCCCAACTTTCATGCAAAAGTTGGGCACCTTTGTGTCAGTGAAATGCAGCATGGACACAATCAGCCTGTGGCACTGCT
It encodes:
- the LOC116717239 gene encoding formin-like protein 13, with protein sequence MTIKTKPSTASVKQHRDLLHGYLFVMPGLGTKKKDYVSRPDRSIGDLPQLSNEMQLSIMNRVKNGEISIEDALNQARKEREHLRQEQPEKSTTQQYNFSVHKHGRYRWQKRVLQIDFKTKLLCSIERGIVKRQLPFSIVKSCDDGVGSRFSISFKEHHDYELEATSLEDKHKMMQLVNQIIHGNIYSDSESENSESQQEPQASQSLKEGVLLLHRGGLASFKWVKYKAQLHPGELTLVPFRQRSNIDRDVTSSVPLSTVIHLSDGDTSVQKPYGYDTFILITHRNEYQFKIPAQEEAVSPGAVQKERDAWVKAIHKLCSHWKRKSRSEQMFAESKSLQHISIPEDVDDNDTDLERGGEFAAEDLVPEDDKNSDSTSGERECTLSEEEGPSSPSADTKPVPRPRIGKAAIQVTAGSDNLSPLSSPTSLYATVSKLPLSPPHSPCHAGLMSFPSGPESQKPASPDVKQPPTPFIPPPPPLPVKQSTLKKSRTKAFHWDLVGHEKITKTFWVQEKSKKPEIDTSRLFEQFAVKDLGSFGTTDSSSTQHIMLNQKIAHNFNIFLKSFPVQPGELKDKLFIINEEDGGLSDEHITSLRRYVPTLEDVEMYKSHKGPVSELHIVDRYMMEMCNISYLSTQLDLLLTLRELPISMKDLQPLINQKIRMCKQLYNSRSFVSVLEYLLAIGNYLNENAGKEKAKGFRLSSLTKLSQLRGRDKNFTLLHALLEQIMLQEPGLATFTQDLAEFETVPGASIKGLTAEVDVLKNEVQKVLQYRKTIKKRNIAAQHPNFTKDLKMAIEKYNVQLESLTKTCEEMKKLYSVILVKFGEPLDQDSQELFGMICQFLHDFQRVHTETA